A genomic region of Silurus meridionalis isolate SWU-2019-XX chromosome 7, ASM1480568v1, whole genome shotgun sequence contains the following coding sequences:
- the si:ch1073-13h15.3 gene encoding LOW QUALITY PROTEIN: inactive all-trans-retinol 13,14-reductase (The sequence of the model RefSeq protein was modified relative to this genomic sequence to represent the inferred CDS: inserted 1 base in 1 codon): MWLLVVLVWLLVSAIGSYWYLFGKPSPFSVESVRPPGPIELDQKKRDKILKQGFKKEKVPENLDAIVIGSGIGGLAAAATLAKLDKRVLVLEQHEQAGGCCHTFTEKGFEFDVGLHYIGQLHENSLFKIIMDQLTEGQLQFKELDQHFDTVVIGRGEEIRKYTLHSGKTEMEEHLKKQFPDDAKAVEEYFKIMKISARKTHYLASLKLIPQWLALFLLKSGIAGLCSSIFRLVSTNATEVAESLTSNKDLHTVFNYFFYGVPPKVSSCVINALLLHHYKRGAYYPKGGASEIPFHITKVIQKFGGRVLVRAPVNRILVDNKGAAYGVTVKKDQEDVEVRAPVIISNCGVFNTFQKFLPSHIQSKPEIQERLNMMRPGRGCLLVFSGFDATQEELGITSTNVWSFRTNDMDAMMDEFFSMGKDEAPDNIPMMYFTFPSAKDPTATIRHPGKSCMTILTMVNYEWFEEWKDXTSEKRGDDYLAYKMRFANNLFDLVCTHYPKLRDKLVFQEVSSPLSNAYYLGSYLGSMYSAEHNLERFQLEALARNRCDTPVKNLFITGQDVFSCGIAGALHGGLLCASTVLKHIVYIDLLMLKKKLKRKKARETTEHVKKLM, translated from the exons ATGTGGTTGCtggtggtgttggtgtggtTGTTGGTTTCGGCTATTGGTTCTTACTGGTATCTGTTCGGCAAACCAAGCCCTTTCTCAGTAGAATCAGTTAGACCTCCGGGTCCAATAGAGCTGGACCAGAAGAAGAGAGACAAAATTCTGAAGCAAG GGTTCAAGAAAGAGAAGGTTCCAGAGAATCTGGATGCTATCGTGATTGGTAGTGGCATTGGTGGCCTGGCTGCAGCAGCAACTCTTGCTAAATTGGACAAGAGAGTGCTCGTGCTGGAGCAACATGAACAAGCTGGAGGCTGCTGTCACACATTTACTGAGAAAGGGTTCGAGTTTGATGTAG GGCTACATTATATTGGTCAGCTACATGAGAACAGTCTGTTTAAGATCATCATGGACCAACTCACAGAAGGACAACTACAGTTTAAGGAACTAGACCAACACTTTGACACTGTAGTGATAggtagaggagaagaaatcCGGAAATACACACTTCACAGCGGCAAAACTGAGATGGAAGAGCATCTGAAAAAGCAGTTTCCTGATGATGCCAAAGCTGTAGAGGAATACTTTAAGATCATGAAG atttcagCCAGGAAGACACACTATTTGGCTTCACTAAAGCTCATTCCTCAGTGGTTGGCACTTTTCCTGCTTAAGAGTGGCATTGCCGGCCTCTGCAGCTCCATCTTTCGACTTGTAAGCACTAATGCCACTGAAGTTGCAGAGAGTCTGACCTCTAACAAGGACCTCCACACAGTCTTCAACTATTTTTTCTATG gcGTTCCACCAAAAGTTTCCAGTTGTGTTATTAATGCCCTGCTGTTGCACCACTACAAGCGTGGAGCATATTACCCAAAAGGTGGCGCCAGtgaaatcccattccacatcacCAAGGTCATCCAGAAGTTTGGGGGACGTGTGCTGGTCCGTGCTCCTGTAAATCGCATCCTGGTTGACAATAAGGGAGCTGCATATG GTGTCACTGTGAAAAAAGACCAAGAGGATGTTGAAGTGCGAGCTCCTGTTATCATCTCTAACTGTGGAGTCTTCAACACCTTCCAGAAATTTCTTCCATCACATATACAATCCAAACCAG AGATTCAGGAGCGGCTGAATATGATGAGACCCGGACGAGGATGCCTTTTAGTGTTTTCAGGTTTCGATGCAACACAGGAGGAACTGGGCATCACTTCAACCAACGTGTGGTCCTTTAGGACTAATGATATGGATGCCAT GATGGATGAGTTCTTCAGTATGGGGAAGGATGAAGCTCCAGATAACATTCCCATGATGTACTTTACATTTCCATCTGCCAAAGATCCAACAGCAACAATCCGTCACCCAG GTAAATCTTGCATGACCATTCTAACAATGGTAAATTATGAATGGTTTGAGGAGTGGAAGG AGACCAGTGAGAAAAGAGGGGATGACTATTTAGCCTACAAGATGAGATTTGCGAACAATCTCTTTGACTTGGTCTGCACTCACTACCCCAAACTGAGAGATAAG tTGGTGTTTCAGGAAGTCTCCAGTCCATTGTCTAATGCATACTATCTTGGTTCTTATTTGGGATCCATGTACTCAGCTGAGCACAACTTGGAACGCTTTCAGCTTGAGGCCCTTGCCAGAAATCGCTGTGATACCCCTGTAAAAAATCTTTTCATTACAG GTCAAGATGTGTTCAGCTGTGGCATTGCAGGGGCATTACATGGTGGCCTTCTCTGTGCATCCACCGTGCTCAAACACATTGTGTACATTGACCTTTTGATGCTAAAGAAGAagctgaaaagaaagaaggcaaGAGAAACTACTGAACATGTTAAAAAGCTGATGTGA